One stretch of Arachis hypogaea cultivar Tifrunner chromosome 20, arahy.Tifrunner.gnm2.J5K5, whole genome shotgun sequence DNA includes these proteins:
- the LOC112783259 gene encoding ABC transporter G family member 22 isoform X4 yields the protein MGINVQFSDVTYKVVMKGMTTSEEKDILKGITGCVSPGEVLALMGPSGSGKTSLLSLLGGRITHHPTVGGSITYNDQPYSKFLKSRIGFVTQDDVLFPHLTVKETLTYAARLRLPNTLTQEQKEQRALDVIYELGLERCQDTMIGGSFVRGVSGGERKRVCIGNEIIINPSLLLLDEPTSGLDSTTALRIVQMLQHIAEAGKTVVTTIHQPSSRLFHKFDKLILLGKGSLIYFGKASEAMSYFQYIGCSPLITMNPAEFLLDLANGNINDVSVPSELEDKVQMGNLSEAETRNGKPSPALVQEYLVEAYETRVAEIEKKKLLVPIPLDEELKSKVLCSKRQWGASWCEQFSILFLRGFKERRHDYFSWLRITQVLSTAVILGLLWWQSDAKNPKGMQDQAGLLFFIAVFWGFFPVFTAIFTFPQERAMLNKERATDMYRLSAYFVARTTSDLPLDLILPVLFLLVVYFMAGLRLSAGPFLLSILTVFLCIVAAQGLGLAIGATLMDLKRATTLASVTVMTFMLAGGFFVKRVPIFISWIRYISFNYHTYKLLLKVQYDEEVTPMINGIRIDSGSTEVVALIAMVFGYRLLAYFSLRWMNVS from the exons ATGGGGATAAATGTGCAGTTCAGTGATGTGACATATAAGGTAGTGATGAAAGGAATGACAACAAGTGAGGAGAAGGATATACTGAAGGGTATTACTGGTTGTGTGAGTCCAGGGGAAGTTTTGGCATTGATGGGACCCtcaggaagtggaaaaacatcaCTGCTGAGTCTTCTTGGAGGAAGAATAACTCATCACCCCACTGTTGGTGGATCTATCACCTACAATGACCAGCCTTATTCTAAGTTCCTCAAGAGTAG GATTGGATTTGTGACACAAGATGATGTTCTGTTTCCTCATCTAACCGTAAAAGAAACATTGACATATGCAGCCAGACTAAGATTGCCAAATACATTAACTCAGGAGCAAAAGGAACAACGTGCTTTAGATGTCATCTATGAGCTTGGTTTGGAAAG GTGCCAAGACACTATGATAGGAGGATCCTTTGTTCGAGGAGTATCTGGGGGAGAGAGGAAGAGAGTCTGTATTGGCAATGAGATCATAATcaacccttctcttcttcttcttgatgaACCAACTTCTGGCCTCGATTCTACAACAGCCTTGAGGATTGTTCAGATGCTACAACACATAGcagag GCTGGTAAAACGGTAGTGACAACAATCCATCAACCATCAAGCAGGCTCTTCCATAAATTTGATAAGTTGATCCTTTTAGGAAAAGGGAGCTTGATTTACTTTGGAAAAGCATCTGAAGCTATGTCTTACTTCCAGTACATAGGGTGTTCACCTCTCATCACCATGAACCCAGCAGAGTTTCTACTTGACCTTGCAAATGGTAACATAAATGATGTTTCTGTTCCATCAGAGTTAGAGGATAAAGTTCAAATGGGGAATTTGTCAGAAGCTGAAACTCGCAATGGGAAACCATCACCTGCACTTGTGCAAGAG TATCTAGTGGAGGCGTATGAGACTAGAGTTGctgaaatagaaaagaaaaagctaCTGGTTCCTATCCCCCTTGATGAAGAACTCAAGTCTAAGGTTCTTTGTTCTAAAAGACAATGGGGAGCAAGTTGGTGTGAGCAATTTTCCATCTTGTTCTTGAGAGGATTcaaagaaaggaggcatgactatTTCAGCTGGTTGAGAATCACACAAGTTCTATCCACAGCAGTCATCTTAGGATTGCTATGGTGGCAATCAGATGCTAAAAACCCAAAAGGCATGCAAGACCAG GCAGGACTACTTTTCTTCATTGCTGTGTTTTGGGGATTCTTTCCTGTCTTCACTGCAATATTCACATTCCCACAAGAGAGAGCAATGTTAAATAAGGAAAGAGCAACAGATATGTATAGACTAAGTGCATATTTTGTGGCAAGAACTACAAGTGACCTTCCATTAGACCTTATCTTACCAGTGCTTTTCCTCTTAGTTGTTTACTTCATGGCTGGATTGAGACTCAGTGCAGGACCATTCTTGCTTAGCATCCTTACAGTTTTTCTCTGCATAGTTGCAGCTCAG GGACTTGGACTTGCTATTGGGGCAACACTAATGGACTTGAAAAGGGCAACAACATTGGCTTCAGTTACTGTAATGACTTTCATGCTTGCTGGAGGCTTTTTTGTGAAG AGGGTGCCGATATTTATATCGTGGATCCGGTACATATCTTTCAACTACCACACGTACAAACTTCTGCTGAAGGTGCAATATGATGAAGAAGTGACACCAATGATAAATGGAATCAGAATTGATAGTGGCTCAACAGAGGTGGTTGCTCTGATAGCAATGGTTTTTGGTTACCGTCTATTGGCATATTTTTCCTTGCGTTGGATGAATGTTTCATAA
- the LOC112783259 gene encoding ABC transporter G family member 22 isoform X2, with translation MYIAAEDIEAGTHKPKFQMDLTLPIYLKFSDVTYKVVMKGMTTSEEKDILKGITGCVSPGEVLALMGPSGSGKTSLLSLLGGRITHHPTVGGSITYNDQPYSKFLKSRIGFVTQDDVLFPHLTVKETLTYAARLRLPNTLTQEQKEQRALDVIYELGLERCQDTMIGGSFVRGVSGGERKRVCIGNEIIINPSLLLLDEPTSGLDSTTALRIVQMLQHIAEAGKTVVTTIHQPSSRLFHKFDKLILLGKGSLIYFGKASEAMSYFQYIGCSPLITMNPAEFLLDLANGNINDVSVPSELEDKVQMGNLSEAETRNGKPSPALVQEYLVEAYETRVAEIEKKKLLVPIPLDEELKSKVLCSKRQWGASWCEQFSILFLRGFKERRHDYFSWLRITQVLSTAVILGLLWWQSDAKNPKGMQDQAGLLFFIAVFWGFFPVFTAIFTFPQERAMLNKERATDMYRLSAYFVARTTSDLPLDLILPVLFLLVVYFMAGLRLSAGPFLLSILTVFLCIVAAQGLGLAIGATLMDLKRATTLASVTVMTFMLAGGFFVKRVPIFISWIRYISFNYHTYKLLLKVQYDEEVTPMINGIRIDSGSTEVVALIAMVFGYRLLAYFSLRWMNVS, from the exons ATGTATATTGCAGCGGAAGATATTGAAGCTGGAACTCATAAGCCAAAGTTTCAAATGGATCTTACTCTACCAATATATCTAAAG TTCAGTGATGTGACATATAAGGTAGTGATGAAAGGAATGACAACAAGTGAGGAGAAGGATATACTGAAGGGTATTACTGGTTGTGTGAGTCCAGGGGAAGTTTTGGCATTGATGGGACCCtcaggaagtggaaaaacatcaCTGCTGAGTCTTCTTGGAGGAAGAATAACTCATCACCCCACTGTTGGTGGATCTATCACCTACAATGACCAGCCTTATTCTAAGTTCCTCAAGAGTAG GATTGGATTTGTGACACAAGATGATGTTCTGTTTCCTCATCTAACCGTAAAAGAAACATTGACATATGCAGCCAGACTAAGATTGCCAAATACATTAACTCAGGAGCAAAAGGAACAACGTGCTTTAGATGTCATCTATGAGCTTGGTTTGGAAAG GTGCCAAGACACTATGATAGGAGGATCCTTTGTTCGAGGAGTATCTGGGGGAGAGAGGAAGAGAGTCTGTATTGGCAATGAGATCATAATcaacccttctcttcttcttcttgatgaACCAACTTCTGGCCTCGATTCTACAACAGCCTTGAGGATTGTTCAGATGCTACAACACATAGcagag GCTGGTAAAACGGTAGTGACAACAATCCATCAACCATCAAGCAGGCTCTTCCATAAATTTGATAAGTTGATCCTTTTAGGAAAAGGGAGCTTGATTTACTTTGGAAAAGCATCTGAAGCTATGTCTTACTTCCAGTACATAGGGTGTTCACCTCTCATCACCATGAACCCAGCAGAGTTTCTACTTGACCTTGCAAATGGTAACATAAATGATGTTTCTGTTCCATCAGAGTTAGAGGATAAAGTTCAAATGGGGAATTTGTCAGAAGCTGAAACTCGCAATGGGAAACCATCACCTGCACTTGTGCAAGAG TATCTAGTGGAGGCGTATGAGACTAGAGTTGctgaaatagaaaagaaaaagctaCTGGTTCCTATCCCCCTTGATGAAGAACTCAAGTCTAAGGTTCTTTGTTCTAAAAGACAATGGGGAGCAAGTTGGTGTGAGCAATTTTCCATCTTGTTCTTGAGAGGATTcaaagaaaggaggcatgactatTTCAGCTGGTTGAGAATCACACAAGTTCTATCCACAGCAGTCATCTTAGGATTGCTATGGTGGCAATCAGATGCTAAAAACCCAAAAGGCATGCAAGACCAG GCAGGACTACTTTTCTTCATTGCTGTGTTTTGGGGATTCTTTCCTGTCTTCACTGCAATATTCACATTCCCACAAGAGAGAGCAATGTTAAATAAGGAAAGAGCAACAGATATGTATAGACTAAGTGCATATTTTGTGGCAAGAACTACAAGTGACCTTCCATTAGACCTTATCTTACCAGTGCTTTTCCTCTTAGTTGTTTACTTCATGGCTGGATTGAGACTCAGTGCAGGACCATTCTTGCTTAGCATCCTTACAGTTTTTCTCTGCATAGTTGCAGCTCAG GGACTTGGACTTGCTATTGGGGCAACACTAATGGACTTGAAAAGGGCAACAACATTGGCTTCAGTTACTGTAATGACTTTCATGCTTGCTGGAGGCTTTTTTGTGAAG AGGGTGCCGATATTTATATCGTGGATCCGGTACATATCTTTCAACTACCACACGTACAAACTTCTGCTGAAGGTGCAATATGATGAAGAAGTGACACCAATGATAAATGGAATCAGAATTGATAGTGGCTCAACAGAGGTGGTTGCTCTGATAGCAATGGTTTTTGGTTACCGTCTATTGGCATATTTTTCCTTGCGTTGGATGAATGTTTCATAA
- the LOC112783259 gene encoding ABC transporter G family member 22 isoform X3 has product MMKSPTTSPSVMMMISFSDVTYKVVMKGMTTSEEKDILKGITGCVSPGEVLALMGPSGSGKTSLLSLLGGRITHHPTVGGSITYNDQPYSKFLKSRIGFVTQDDVLFPHLTVKETLTYAARLRLPNTLTQEQKEQRALDVIYELGLERCQDTMIGGSFVRGVSGGERKRVCIGNEIIINPSLLLLDEPTSGLDSTTALRIVQMLQHIAEAGKTVVTTIHQPSSRLFHKFDKLILLGKGSLIYFGKASEAMSYFQYIGCSPLITMNPAEFLLDLANGNINDVSVPSELEDKVQMGNLSEAETRNGKPSPALVQEYLVEAYETRVAEIEKKKLLVPIPLDEELKSKVLCSKRQWGASWCEQFSILFLRGFKERRHDYFSWLRITQVLSTAVILGLLWWQSDAKNPKGMQDQAGLLFFIAVFWGFFPVFTAIFTFPQERAMLNKERATDMYRLSAYFVARTTSDLPLDLILPVLFLLVVYFMAGLRLSAGPFLLSILTVFLCIVAAQGLGLAIGATLMDLKRATTLASVTVMTFMLAGGFFVKRVPIFISWIRYISFNYHTYKLLLKVQYDEEVTPMINGIRIDSGSTEVVALIAMVFGYRLLAYFSLRWMNVS; this is encoded by the exons ATGATGAAATCTCCGACTACAAGCCCttcagtgatgatgatgatatcc TTCAGTGATGTGACATATAAGGTAGTGATGAAAGGAATGACAACAAGTGAGGAGAAGGATATACTGAAGGGTATTACTGGTTGTGTGAGTCCAGGGGAAGTTTTGGCATTGATGGGACCCtcaggaagtggaaaaacatcaCTGCTGAGTCTTCTTGGAGGAAGAATAACTCATCACCCCACTGTTGGTGGATCTATCACCTACAATGACCAGCCTTATTCTAAGTTCCTCAAGAGTAG GATTGGATTTGTGACACAAGATGATGTTCTGTTTCCTCATCTAACCGTAAAAGAAACATTGACATATGCAGCCAGACTAAGATTGCCAAATACATTAACTCAGGAGCAAAAGGAACAACGTGCTTTAGATGTCATCTATGAGCTTGGTTTGGAAAG GTGCCAAGACACTATGATAGGAGGATCCTTTGTTCGAGGAGTATCTGGGGGAGAGAGGAAGAGAGTCTGTATTGGCAATGAGATCATAATcaacccttctcttcttcttcttgatgaACCAACTTCTGGCCTCGATTCTACAACAGCCTTGAGGATTGTTCAGATGCTACAACACATAGcagag GCTGGTAAAACGGTAGTGACAACAATCCATCAACCATCAAGCAGGCTCTTCCATAAATTTGATAAGTTGATCCTTTTAGGAAAAGGGAGCTTGATTTACTTTGGAAAAGCATCTGAAGCTATGTCTTACTTCCAGTACATAGGGTGTTCACCTCTCATCACCATGAACCCAGCAGAGTTTCTACTTGACCTTGCAAATGGTAACATAAATGATGTTTCTGTTCCATCAGAGTTAGAGGATAAAGTTCAAATGGGGAATTTGTCAGAAGCTGAAACTCGCAATGGGAAACCATCACCTGCACTTGTGCAAGAG TATCTAGTGGAGGCGTATGAGACTAGAGTTGctgaaatagaaaagaaaaagctaCTGGTTCCTATCCCCCTTGATGAAGAACTCAAGTCTAAGGTTCTTTGTTCTAAAAGACAATGGGGAGCAAGTTGGTGTGAGCAATTTTCCATCTTGTTCTTGAGAGGATTcaaagaaaggaggcatgactatTTCAGCTGGTTGAGAATCACACAAGTTCTATCCACAGCAGTCATCTTAGGATTGCTATGGTGGCAATCAGATGCTAAAAACCCAAAAGGCATGCAAGACCAG GCAGGACTACTTTTCTTCATTGCTGTGTTTTGGGGATTCTTTCCTGTCTTCACTGCAATATTCACATTCCCACAAGAGAGAGCAATGTTAAATAAGGAAAGAGCAACAGATATGTATAGACTAAGTGCATATTTTGTGGCAAGAACTACAAGTGACCTTCCATTAGACCTTATCTTACCAGTGCTTTTCCTCTTAGTTGTTTACTTCATGGCTGGATTGAGACTCAGTGCAGGACCATTCTTGCTTAGCATCCTTACAGTTTTTCTCTGCATAGTTGCAGCTCAG GGACTTGGACTTGCTATTGGGGCAACACTAATGGACTTGAAAAGGGCAACAACATTGGCTTCAGTTACTGTAATGACTTTCATGCTTGCTGGAGGCTTTTTTGTGAAG AGGGTGCCGATATTTATATCGTGGATCCGGTACATATCTTTCAACTACCACACGTACAAACTTCTGCTGAAGGTGCAATATGATGAAGAAGTGACACCAATGATAAATGGAATCAGAATTGATAGTGGCTCAACAGAGGTGGTTGCTCTGATAGCAATGGTTTTTGGTTACCGTCTATTGGCATATTTTTCCTTGCGTTGGATGAATGTTTCATAA
- the LOC112783259 gene encoding ABC transporter G family member 22 isoform X1 — translation MENGNTSSSGIARTKSDQLLMMESATAANSIKSSPESGGGGNLSRKSSRRMTHIRKSRSAQMKIEVDEVSSGAALSRASSASLGLSFSFTGFTLPPDDEISDYKPFSDDDDIPEDIEAGTHKPKFQMDLTLPIYLKFSDVTYKVVMKGMTTSEEKDILKGITGCVSPGEVLALMGPSGSGKTSLLSLLGGRITHHPTVGGSITYNDQPYSKFLKSRIGFVTQDDVLFPHLTVKETLTYAARLRLPNTLTQEQKEQRALDVIYELGLERCQDTMIGGSFVRGVSGGERKRVCIGNEIIINPSLLLLDEPTSGLDSTTALRIVQMLQHIAEAGKTVVTTIHQPSSRLFHKFDKLILLGKGSLIYFGKASEAMSYFQYIGCSPLITMNPAEFLLDLANGNINDVSVPSELEDKVQMGNLSEAETRNGKPSPALVQEYLVEAYETRVAEIEKKKLLVPIPLDEELKSKVLCSKRQWGASWCEQFSILFLRGFKERRHDYFSWLRITQVLSTAVILGLLWWQSDAKNPKGMQDQAGLLFFIAVFWGFFPVFTAIFTFPQERAMLNKERATDMYRLSAYFVARTTSDLPLDLILPVLFLLVVYFMAGLRLSAGPFLLSILTVFLCIVAAQGLGLAIGATLMDLKRATTLASVTVMTFMLAGGFFVKRVPIFISWIRYISFNYHTYKLLLKVQYDEEVTPMINGIRIDSGSTEVVALIAMVFGYRLLAYFSLRWMNVS, via the exons ATGGAGAATGGAAACACGTCATCGTCAGGAATAGCAAGAACGAAATCGGATCAGCTATTGATGATGGAATCGGCGACGGCGGCGAATAGTATTAAGTCATCGCCGGAGAGTGGTGGAGGAGGAAACCTGTCTCGGAAATCGAGCAGGAGGATGACGCACATAAGGAAGTCTCGGAGCGCGCAGATGAAGATAGAGGTGGATGAGGTGAGCAGCGGTGCGGCACTTAGCAGAGCGTCAAGTGCGAGCTTGGGGCTGTCTTTCTCCTTCACTGGCTTCACTCTTCCTCCTGATGATGAAATCTCCGACTACAAGCCCttcagtgatgatgatgatatcc CGGAAGATATTGAAGCTGGAACTCATAAGCCAAAGTTTCAAATGGATCTTACTCTACCAATATATCTAAAG TTCAGTGATGTGACATATAAGGTAGTGATGAAAGGAATGACAACAAGTGAGGAGAAGGATATACTGAAGGGTATTACTGGTTGTGTGAGTCCAGGGGAAGTTTTGGCATTGATGGGACCCtcaggaagtggaaaaacatcaCTGCTGAGTCTTCTTGGAGGAAGAATAACTCATCACCCCACTGTTGGTGGATCTATCACCTACAATGACCAGCCTTATTCTAAGTTCCTCAAGAGTAG GATTGGATTTGTGACACAAGATGATGTTCTGTTTCCTCATCTAACCGTAAAAGAAACATTGACATATGCAGCCAGACTAAGATTGCCAAATACATTAACTCAGGAGCAAAAGGAACAACGTGCTTTAGATGTCATCTATGAGCTTGGTTTGGAAAG GTGCCAAGACACTATGATAGGAGGATCCTTTGTTCGAGGAGTATCTGGGGGAGAGAGGAAGAGAGTCTGTATTGGCAATGAGATCATAATcaacccttctcttcttcttcttgatgaACCAACTTCTGGCCTCGATTCTACAACAGCCTTGAGGATTGTTCAGATGCTACAACACATAGcagag GCTGGTAAAACGGTAGTGACAACAATCCATCAACCATCAAGCAGGCTCTTCCATAAATTTGATAAGTTGATCCTTTTAGGAAAAGGGAGCTTGATTTACTTTGGAAAAGCATCTGAAGCTATGTCTTACTTCCAGTACATAGGGTGTTCACCTCTCATCACCATGAACCCAGCAGAGTTTCTACTTGACCTTGCAAATGGTAACATAAATGATGTTTCTGTTCCATCAGAGTTAGAGGATAAAGTTCAAATGGGGAATTTGTCAGAAGCTGAAACTCGCAATGGGAAACCATCACCTGCACTTGTGCAAGAG TATCTAGTGGAGGCGTATGAGACTAGAGTTGctgaaatagaaaagaaaaagctaCTGGTTCCTATCCCCCTTGATGAAGAACTCAAGTCTAAGGTTCTTTGTTCTAAAAGACAATGGGGAGCAAGTTGGTGTGAGCAATTTTCCATCTTGTTCTTGAGAGGATTcaaagaaaggaggcatgactatTTCAGCTGGTTGAGAATCACACAAGTTCTATCCACAGCAGTCATCTTAGGATTGCTATGGTGGCAATCAGATGCTAAAAACCCAAAAGGCATGCAAGACCAG GCAGGACTACTTTTCTTCATTGCTGTGTTTTGGGGATTCTTTCCTGTCTTCACTGCAATATTCACATTCCCACAAGAGAGAGCAATGTTAAATAAGGAAAGAGCAACAGATATGTATAGACTAAGTGCATATTTTGTGGCAAGAACTACAAGTGACCTTCCATTAGACCTTATCTTACCAGTGCTTTTCCTCTTAGTTGTTTACTTCATGGCTGGATTGAGACTCAGTGCAGGACCATTCTTGCTTAGCATCCTTACAGTTTTTCTCTGCATAGTTGCAGCTCAG GGACTTGGACTTGCTATTGGGGCAACACTAATGGACTTGAAAAGGGCAACAACATTGGCTTCAGTTACTGTAATGACTTTCATGCTTGCTGGAGGCTTTTTTGTGAAG AGGGTGCCGATATTTATATCGTGGATCCGGTACATATCTTTCAACTACCACACGTACAAACTTCTGCTGAAGGTGCAATATGATGAAGAAGTGACACCAATGATAAATGGAATCAGAATTGATAGTGGCTCAACAGAGGTGGTTGCTCTGATAGCAATGGTTTTTGGTTACCGTCTATTGGCATATTTTTCCTTGCGTTGGATGAATGTTTCATAA